Genomic segment of Thermodesulfobacteriota bacterium:
GAGACGTTTAGAAAGTATGGATCCCGAGTGGACTATAAGGTGGGGACCATGATAGAGGTTCCGAGGGCTGCTCTTGTGGCGGATGAAATAGCAAAAGAGGCGGAGTTCTTCTCCTTTGGAACGAACGATCTCACACAGACGACTCTCGGGATGAGTAGGGACGATTCTGGAAAATTTTTAGTCTACTATCTTGAGAAGGGCATATACCCATACGATCCCTTCCAGCGGATAGATGAAGAAGGGGTTGGAAAGCTTATGAAGATAGCAGTCGATCTTGGAAGGAAAACCCGTTCTGATCTAAAGATAGGTATATGCGGAGAACATGGAGGGGAACCTAATTCTGTCGAATTTTGCCATAGAATCGGGTTAGATTACGTGAGCTGTTCCCCTTTTAGAGTAACTATCGCCAAACTTGCCGCGGCTAGAGCAAAGATAAAGGAGAAGTTAAAAGATCTCACGTATGAAGGATAGTCTTCTTTTACACGTCTGCTGTGCACCGTGTCTAATTTATCCACTCAAGGTCCTAAGAGAGGAAGGTTACGAGGTTACGGGGTTCTTTTTTAATCCGAACATCCATCCCTTTTCCGAGTTTAAAAAGAGGTTGGAGACTCTCCTTTCATATTCGAAAGTTGCGCTTTTTCGTCTAATCACAGATCTCTCCTACGATCTAGAAAGCTTTTTAGAAGGCCAGCTTGCAAATAAAGAAAAGAGGTGTCTTTACTGTTACAAAATTAGAATGGAAAGAACATTTGAGCAGGCCCTAAAGGACGGTTTTAAGAATGTAACAACGACTTTACTTTATAGCAAATATCAGAAACACGAAACCTTAAAAGAATTATGCCAAGAGTTATCCAAGGCGTACGGT
This window contains:
- a CDS encoding epoxyqueuosine reductase QueH, producing the protein MKDSLLLHVCCAPCLIYPLKVLREEGYEVTGFFFNPNIHPFSEFKKRLETLLSYSKVALFRLITDLSYDLESFLEGQLANKEKRCLYCYKIRMERTFEQALKDGFKNVTTTLLYSKYQKHETLKELCQELSKAYGINFVYFDFRTGWQMGLSESKALNMYRQNYCGCIFSEKERHGI